The sequence below is a genomic window from Cytobacillus luteolus.
GTAGGCTTTTAACTCTGATTTTTTTCCTTTTGATTTAGAATACGCATCATGTCCTGTTATAACTAGAATATCTGGACGGAACTCCTCGATTAAGTCACCTACCCGTTCTGGCATTTCCTTTTCATTACAATGCACACCATAGACAGGTACACCAATTTTTTCATATAAAGCTAAGCATTTTTTTAAGTACAACGGATCACCATCTATGTGGAGAACTCTTCCGGGGATTTGAAAAAAATCCTGGTTATTACTATATCCTCCAGTTGCATTGTACTCATTCTTTTGTCTTATTAAATGGTAGTCCTGTCTAAATAGTCGATACGACTTTTCAAGAAGGTCCTTGTCTTTTTTCTGTCGTTCCAGTTGTTCGCTTTCATCAACCAATACTAAGTCTTCATAAGGAGAATCCGCGATAAGTCTTACTTCTTCTCCATATAAAACTGCTTGTTTACTGCCGTTATTTTCAACCTTTACGTCAATTACTCTAAATATCAAATCACAGTTATATGATTTACGGGCAACAATATCTCCCACTTTTATGTCCATATTCTTCACTCCAATAGAGTTCCTTGAGGCTTTAGATAAATATCCAATCGTTTTTAGTATCTATCCTTTCTTAGCCTATGCAGTTAATGCCTATTGGGTGAGTGATAAGTTTCTAATTTGAACCTAGTCCGTTCCTTTTCGCTGCAGGTACTTGCTTTCCGCTGGGAGGAAGTCGAGCCTCCTCGACGTTCCGTCTGCCGGGTCTCGACCTTTCCTCTACTTCTGAGCAGGAGCCAAGTACCTTCCGCTCCAATCCACTAATTAAATATATTATGAGTGCCTTCATAAACAAGTAAAGATAAAAAAGACCCATAAAGGCCTTTTTACATTAATTCATTCAATTTGTCACTAAGTCGGGCAAATTCTTCAATTGATAGGGTTTCGCCGCGTCTTTGTGGTTGGATATCTGCCTGGAGAAGGGCTTGTTCGATTTGTTCTTTTAACTCTTTGCCACGTGGAAGGTTGTTTGTTAGGTTATTTAAGATGG
It includes:
- the yabG gene encoding sporulation peptidase YabG, producing MDIKVGDIVARKSYNCDLIFRVIDVKVENNGSKQAVLYGEEVRLIADSPYEDLVLVDESEQLERQKKDKDLLEKSYRLFRQDYHLIRQKNEYNATGGYSNNQDFFQIPGRVLHIDGDPLYLKKCLALYEKIGVPVYGVHCNEKEMPERVGDLIEEFRPDILVITGHDAYSKSKGKKSELKAYRHSKHFAQTVRQARRKVPHLDQLVIFAGACQSHFESLIRAGANFASSPSRVNIHALDPVYIVAKISFTPFVERINVWDVLRNTLTGDKGLGGIETRGVLRVGMPYHRLNDD